Within Amycolatopsis sp. cg5, the genomic segment CGAACGAGGCGTTCACGCCGTTCAGTCTGAGCGTGACGCAAGCCCCGTTCATGCCGGCGAGGTCTTGCGGGCGAGCAAACCCGCGATGAGGACTTGGAGCGTTTCGCGCAGCGCGGGCGTGAAGTCGAGCTTGTAGATCGCCAACGCCGGGTCGGCCTCGTAGGCCGCGAGAATCGCCGCGGCCGGGTGCGCGTGGGTCCAGATCGCCCCGGTCATCAGCATCGCGGCCGCGCCGAACTTGGCCACACCTTCTTCGCCGAGTTCGGGCAGGCGTCGCAGGATCGAGGCCGCCAGCGCCTCGAAGTTCCTGATGCTGTCCCGTTTGTACCGCAACACGGCCTCGGTCGAGATGTTGCGCTCCAGTACGGAAGCCTGCGTGCTGACCAGCTCGCACAGCACGGGGTTCGCGGCCAGACAGTCCGTGAGCGCCGACGCGACCTGCTCGCCGCGCTCGAATACGGACGCGGCCGGGTCGATCGTGGCGAGCGCGGACTCGGCTTGGGCGTTGAAATCGGCCAGTGCGGCGGTGGCCAGCTCGAGCAGGATCGCCTCGCGGGACTCGAAGTAGCGGAGCACGTTCGACTTCGCCAGGCCGACGCGGCGGCTCAGCTCGTTGAGCGTGATCTCGGCGACCGGCATCTCGTCGAGCATCGAAGAGGCGGTGTCGAGGATCACCCGCCGCCGCTCTTCGCGCTGTTCAGGGCTGTGGGCCCGCTGGAACGACATCATGACCGCACATCTTACAGACCGACAGTCTCTTGCTAACGAACCGACGGTCTGTTAGCTTCGGAGACATAAGAGACCGACGGTCTTTAACTCGGAGCAGGGAGAACGGCCATGTATCAGGTTCCCGATCAGACCGGCAGGCGCATCGTCGTGACCGGAGCCAACAGCGGCACCGGCAAGGAGGCCACCAAGCGGCTCGCCGACGCCGGCGCGCACGTGATCATGGCCGTGCGTACGCCGGAAAAGGGTGAGGCGGCGCGGCAG encodes:
- a CDS encoding TetR family transcriptional regulator, whose translation is MMSFQRAHSPEQREERRRVILDTASSMLDEMPVAEITLNELSRRVGLAKSNVLRYFESREAILLELATAALADFNAQAESALATIDPAASVFERGEQVASALTDCLAANPVLCELVSTQASVLERNISTEAVLRYKRDSIRNFEALAASILRRLPELGEEGVAKFGAAAMLMTGAIWTHAHPAAAILAAYEADPALAIYKLDFTPALRETLQVLIAGLLARKTSPA